The Mytilus galloprovincialis chromosome 3, xbMytGall1.hap1.1, whole genome shotgun sequence genomic interval AAAAGTTCATCACCTGCATTTTCACTTTGGtgattattttcatgttttatttagttgaattcatttttttagaagTTTATTAGAAGTTTATTTTGTTGAtcatgttgaccaatttgaatggtcatttttatattaCAGACATGATATTTAGCTAATTTCCATTCTTGCAAATTGTCTTTAACCTTCTTATAAACgttaatatcaattttattttataggttCTTTAAAACTATCAGGTACAAAGTGTGGACCCTGTCATGTGAGAAAGAAAAATAACAAGTCACTATACTGGTGTATGTCCTGTGAAGAAGGTCTGTGTGCAGAATGTTACGACCATCACAGAGCAATAAAGTCATCTAGAAATCATTCAGTTGTTCCCCTTGAAAGCGTGAAGGCTCTTGAGCAATTCATTCCATCTTTCAAAACAGATTGTTCTATTCATGATAAGCCATTAGAACTTTATTGCCCATGCCATGAAGAACCTTGTTGTACCAAATGTGCTTCACTAAGCCACCCAAATTGCATAGGCATCACACTGTTCCATAGCTTTGTAAGTGATTTGGAGAGATCAGATAAGCTAACCTATCTTGATAATGACATTGCAACTCTATTGAAAAATATTGACTCGTTAATTGAAAATCGCCAAGTCAACTTGAAAGAAATTTCTGATCATGGTAAAACAAAATTTGACTTGTTTACAGTTCTGAAATTAGAATTGCAAGATCTCGAAATCAAACTGCAGTCTAAATGTCAAGGGTTGCATGTGACTGCATATGCAGAAATAGAAGCAGGTGTAGCAAAACTCAAGAAAAAGCGACAGATGATAATagactataaaaataatatatcacAGCTGAGACAAATTGGTGCAGATTCACAACTGTTTCATGGAAccaa includes:
- the LOC143066643 gene encoding uncharacterized protein LOC143066643, which gives rise to MAWAEIKPVSGSLKLSGTKCGPCHVRKKNNKSLYWCMSCEEGLCAECYDHHRAIKSSRNHSVVPLESVKALEQFIPSFKTDCSIHDKPLELYCPCHEEPCCTKCASLSHPNCIGITLFHSFVSDLERSDKLTYLDNDIATLLKNIDSLIENRQVNLKEISDHGKTKFDLFTVLKLELQDLEIKLQSKCQGLHVTAYAEIEAGVAKLKKKRQMIIDYKNNISQLRQIGADSQLFHGTKQIEKFIEEEGKALSEIIKEPSMQEMKIKAKMSDNLKQIVSDLIDVTIDRDNSKVIMKDVEGSLTCQSVKDNEAETSVVKKTMTKFDKSAFMDHANISCLVGFPGGDILVSDYEGQQLHAHI